From the Endomicrobiales bacterium genome, the window ATTTCTTTGTTTATTTTGCCTTGTTTTTTTAAACTTCTGTATGCTGTTTCTACGCCGCTGCAAGTTGCCGCGGAGTTTTCAAACGCAGAGTGAATAAATGGAACTTTCCACGCGGTATATGGGAAAATTGTCGTGGCAACTTCAAGGCATCCTGTTGCCGAGGTTATAACAATTGGGGTATCGGAAGCAGCAAGCAAAACCTGTCTTGCAACCGCAC encodes:
- a CDS encoding thiamine pyrophosphate-dependent enzyme, producing MANLKQLCKKEELLTGGHRLCAGCGAGAVARQVLLAASDTPIVITSATGCLEVATTIFPYTAWKVPFIHSAFENSAATCSGVETAYRSLKKQGKINKEIKFIAFGGDGGTYDIGLQSLSGAMERGHNMLYICYNNEAYMN